The Desulfonatronum sp. SC1 genomic interval ACTTCCCTCCTGAACTTTCCTGATCTTGTTTGCTCGTAACTGCTCAGCACATTTTGTGTCCGCTCTTGCTCCGGCAATCGGGGTCGGTGCTTCGCTCTCGGATTCGGAATCGAAACAGGAATTTTGAACGCATCCCCGCGTTTTGACCCCGATCCCGATTCCGACCCCGGCAACGGCATTACTCCGTGCTGCGTGTTGAAAAAAACTTTGGCAACAGTCTATAAAAAACACCAATTGCCGCGTTGCTGCGATTGGGTGTTTTTTTCTGACTGCTATGGGAGGTCAATCCGCATGGCTTCTACGGATAGCATGAATAATCCAGGCTGGAACATTCTCTTTCTGGCTTGGCTGCTGACCATTGCGTCCGCACTGACGAGCATTTTCTTCAGTGCCGTGATGCAACTGCCCCCGTGCGTTCTCTGCTGGTACCAGCGCATCTTTCTCTTTCCCTTGGCGTTCATATTCACCACGGGTCTCTTTTTCTGCGACAAGAGCGTGGTGCGCTACGCCCTGCCTCTGGCAGGCGCGGGCTGGCTCGTGGCCCTGTACCAAAATCTGCTTGTTTACGGGATAGTCCCGGAGAGCATCAAGCCGTGCAGTCAGGGGGTCTCCTGCACGGAGAGTTATTTCGACCTCCTCGGTTTTCTGACGATTCCCGTGCTCTCATTCATGGCTTTCACGATCATTCTAGTGCTACTGTACACCTTCAATAGGAGAATTTCACAATGAGGAAACAATATCTCGTTGCCGCCGCCGGTCTGCTCCTGGGTCTGCTCTTCATCATCGCAACCCATGTCTACCAGACGCAGCAAGCCCAGAAGCTGGACTTTCTGGCCCGGGAAGACGCCGAAGTCTTTGTCCGGCCTCATTCACCCACCCTGGGCAGCCCGGATGCCCGGGTCACCCTGGTGGAATTCATGGACCCGGCCTGCGAGACATGCGCCGCGTTCTCTCCCTTTGTGAAGAAACTGATGGACGACAATCCCGGCAAAATCAGGCTGGTTTTGCGATACGCTCCGTTCCACGACGGGGCCGATGATTTCGTGCGCATCCTCGAAGCAGCGGGCAATCAGGGCAAATACTGGGAAACGCTGGACATCATGTACCAGAGCCAGGGCCACTGGGCCAGCCACCAGAATCCGCAACCGCATCTGCTCTGGAACTTCGTGGCCATGGCCGAAGTGGACCTGGACATGGTCAGAAACGACATGAACGAACCAAGAATCCAGCGCATCCTGGAGCAGGACATTGTCGACGCCAGGGCGCTCAACG includes:
- a CDS encoding disulfide bond formation protein B, which codes for MASTDSMNNPGWNILFLAWLLTIASALTSIFFSAVMQLPPCVLCWYQRIFLFPLAFIFTTGLFFCDKSVVRYALPLAGAGWLVALYQNLLVYGIVPESIKPCSQGVSCTESYFDLLGFLTIPVLSFMAFTIILVLLYTFNRRISQ
- a CDS encoding thioredoxin domain-containing protein, with product MRKQYLVAAAGLLLGLLFIIATHVYQTQQAQKLDFLAREDAEVFVRPHSPTLGSPDARVTLVEFMDPACETCAAFSPFVKKLMDDNPGKIRLVLRYAPFHDGADDFVRILEAAGNQGKYWETLDIMYQSQGHWASHQNPQPHLLWNFVAMAEVDLDMVRNDMNEPRIQRILEQDIVDARALNVTKTPGFFVNGKPLTTFGFKQLQQLVESEIARMYPQ